The genomic stretch CCAGCGCCGGAGGAGGCGGCCGGGCGGGAGCCCCAGAGGTACCGGCGGGAGCGGGGCAGCGGCGGCACTGTGTCGGGCGGGACAGGGGAGGAGGTGGCCTGCCGGTCAGCCAGGGTGGTGTGGGGGTGGTAGGGGGTCCTCGCCGAGTTCGCCGCCTGCACCCTCCCAACCTCCCACTGGGCTCTAGTCCCGAGTCAGCACGTCCAGTCCCCTGCCTCTGACTGGTGCCGCCCCCACCTCCTCTGCGTGGACAGCCCGGCCCAGCCTGTGGCGGGTGAGTGAGTGGATGCGGCGGTTACCGGCTCCTCTCAAAGGAGCTGGCGACTTTGTCCGGCTGCCTGCTGGCTGTGTGCCGGGCACCCCCTGTTCTGGGGCTCCCCTTCTCCTAGGGCGGCCTCCGACCCAGCTTTTGCACACCGCCCCCCAGTCCCGCGCCTGGCCTGGGAGGAAACATCTGTCGCGCCCCCTGGCAGTAGAAATGGGGTCATGACCTCCAGATGTGCTGGGAAGCGTCCAGAGCCTCCTCCTGGGGCAGCCAGGCCTTCCGGATCTGTGGGAGCGGGCCGGCCCCCTCCTCGCCAGTGACACAGGCCACAAGGAATGTCCTGGCCTCAATGGACCCTGTGTGAAGCTGCTGGGTGGGGGGCAGAGCCCAAGAACACCCCTGAAGGCAGGGCCAGAGCCGAGCCGGCGCTGGGCCAGAGCAAGGAGCAGCCCCCAGCtgtgcacacacagatacacagagctCGACCTGCACGAAGCGGGGTCCTGCACAGACCCCTGCCTCgtgtcccctcccaccccatcacacacacttcacacacacacacacaccacagcccAGGCCCCGGAGCTTGGCCCATGGAGCCAGGGCCTGCATCTGCCACCATACGCTTAACACATGGCCAGCTTCGCTCACTTCCCTTTGCTTGCAATCTCCTGGCAGGGTTGGGAAGGGACAGGAAGGGTTAATTAACCCCATTTTTGGAGATGAGAGAACAGAGGCTCAGGGTCAGCGTCAAGAACTTTGTCCTAGGAGAAGCTAAGGGAGGAGGTACTCTGAGCTCTTGGAGGCCTGCCCTTGCTTGGTTCTGGAGCTCTAGCTGAGGGGTGCAGAGCgtgtgcccccaccccctcccagcccagccccacgCAGCCCTAGCTGACGCATGAAAACCCACCAGCAGGTGCATGCACCCGGAGGGGTCACCCACAGCCCTGCCCCAGCCGCCCACTCCATCCTGGGTTCATCTGAGGGTGGCCGCCTCACGTTCTCACACCACCCTTTCTTTACACCTGCCCCTGGTCTCGACACGTTTCCGCACTTAGCAGGTCCCTGGGGCCTTTGGTGTCTCACTCGTACATCCTGTGAGACCTCAAGCCTTAGCCTAGCCCCACCTGCCCCACACCTACTCACACAGAGCTCAGAGTGGGGAAGTACAGCATCGCTTAGGCCCTGCAGACTGACAGGCCTAGCTGTCAGTCTGATCCGAGCTGATACAGAGTTGCTCTAGGCAAAAGCAGTCCCTTATGGGGACCTCGGTTGGATTGTCATGTGGGATTCAGAATGCCCTGTCAGCCTCAATGTGGCCAGGTAGGCCGAAGTCCCCATGGGTCCCAGTTCCAGTCCTGGTCACCAGgacttcctcccctccccccaggcagGCTGCAGAAGCCCGCAGGAGGGTGAGCCCAGACCTGTCCATCAGGTTGGGGTGACCGAGGTCCCATGACTGAGCTGGTGTGACCCCAGCACCTTCCTCAGGatgtggggctgggcagggggctgggccCAGAGCTGGGGCCACTTCCTGCACTGAAGGAAGTCCTCTTGCTGTCCCTGCTGACCTGCCACTGCCCCCTGGGAACCCCTGCGTCCTTGAGGTACCAAGGCGGTGAGGGCCAGGGCATTGAGACCCAGCCGCTGGGTGTTTAGTTCCTCTGGGATCCTGGAGGAagtgggaggagcagggaggaaggTCTCTGGGGACAGGACGTCCTCCCTTTGTCAAGTGGGCAGGACCCAGACACCAGTGGCCCCATGGGTTTCCCGTCCCAGCGGAGACAAATCATCTGTCTGGTTGGGCCAGCTCTTGGTGGGTACCCTCACCCTGGGCCCAGACCACAGCCAAGGTGTGTGAGTGGGAGCTGGGGAACCCTGGCGGCCCTAGGGCAGCCCGGGGCTCCCAGACCCTCAGGGCCAAGGTCGCCACAGCCCAGTCCCTGGCCCTGCCCTGCGCTGAGCTGGAGGAGGGGGCTGAAACCTCAGCCCCAGGCAGACGAGGAAGTGGCCAGGAAAGCGGAAGCGGCTTTGATGGTCGCGGAGGGGGCCGGAAGCCAACCCGCGTGGGGAGGaccaggctgggggctgggtTCCTGTTTTCTCCCCAGGCCCCTCTCAGCAGCCCACTCCTCCCTCAGGGCAGGAACCAGCCTGCCGGCTGGGCACCAACCACCCGCGCCCGCCAATGCGGCCCGGCATCCGGAGAGCCAGGTCCCCAGGTCCGAGGCGTGTCCATGTGGGCCGGCGGCGGCGTGGGGAGCCCTCGGCGGGGCCCGGCCCCTGCGCCCACCGATGACCTCTTCGCCCGCAAGCTGCGCCAGCCGGCCCGGCCCCCGCTGACGCCGCACACCTTCGAACCCAGGCCGACCCGGGGCCCGCTCGTGCGCAGCGGCAGCGATGCAGGTGAGGCCCGGCCTCCGACGCCAGCCAGCCCTCGTGCCCGCGCCCACAGCCACGAGGACGCCAGTCGCCCTGCCGCGCCCCCGGCCCGGTTCTTTGACCCGCTGGCactgctggggctgccagcggagGAGCCGGAGCCTGAGTTCCCACCGGTGCCTGAGCCGCGCTGCTTCGCCCACTACGACGTGCAGAGCCTGCTCTTTGACTGGTCTCCGAGGCCCCGGGGACCGGGGGCGCAGGCGGAGGCCAGCTCTGGGACCCCGGCCACGGCTCAGGACCAGACTGCTAGCTCAGACCTGCTGCTCGAGGCGCCTGGCTTTGTGAGCGAGCTCGGGGGCGAAGGCGAGCTGGGCCTGGGGGGACCGGTGTCTCCACCTGTGCCCCCGTCACTGCCCAATGCGGCCGTCTCTGTCCTGGAGGAGCCGCAGAACCGAACCTCTGCCTACAGCCTGGAGCACGCAGACCTGGGCGCCGGCTACTACCGCAAGTACTTCTACGGCAAAGGTGAGGGTCACCTGCAGCGCACTGTCCTCTCTGTTGAGTCCCTGGCTATGTAAAGTGTTGGGCTCTGTCTCTGGGTCAAAGCTGTCCAGCTATAACCACCTCCCTGCAGCCAAGCCAGGCCTCCCCTCACACCCAGACATGTTCCTCTGCCTCTGTCGGGTTCATTGTACTCCACTGGGCTGGGGAGAGATTTCCTAGGGCCATTGCTGGGAGCTGAAATCTGAACCCCTGCACCTGGGCACCTTGTCATCATCAGGGTTCACATGGGAGAGCCCTGGATATTCTGGGAAAGAATATGGGCATGCTGGGCAAGGCCATGCAGGACCTAGGCTTTGGAGCAGGGAGGCATAGCCCCCTGGGTCCGGGGCAAGATATACGGGCGAGGCTTAGGGCCCAAGTGTATAATAGGTGCGGACAGGAGTCAGGATTTGGCTTGGTAAAACGTGGGCAGGGCTGAGGAGGGGATGATCTGAGCTAGTGTGATGGGGACCTGGGAGGGGGACTTCGTGATGGGTGTGGTTGAGCAAGGGTGGGACTGCTGAGGGGCGAGGCTGGTCATCTGCCTCCTGCTCCCGGCAGAACACCAGAACTTCTTTGGCCTGGACGAGGCGCTGGGCCCGGTGGCAGTGAGCCTGCggcgggaggagaaggacagCAGCGGAGGGGGTACTGTGCACAGCTACCGCATCATCGTGCGGACCACGCAGGTGGGCTAGGGTCATGGGAGCCAGGCCGCGGACTGCCTCCGGAGCCGCCTGCGTGTATCCTGAGTGCCCCTACATCCCGTCCTTAGCTCCGGACCCTCCGAGGCACCATCTCAGAGGACGCGCTGCCACCAGGGCCCCCCCGAGGCCTGTCCCCGAGGAAGCTTCTAGAGCATGTGGCCCCGAGGCTGAGCCCCACCTGCCTACGCCTGGGCTCAGCTTCACCCAAGGTGCCTCGCACGCTGCTCACGCTGGACGAGCAAGTGGTGAGTGGGCAGGGCACATCCTCGTCCTAGAGCTCAACCTAGTCTGAATTGAGTctgcccagctcccagccacccAGCCTTGACCCTGATCTTGAGCAGGACGGGGACCCCAGAAGAGCTAGCTTTTCGAAAGGAGGGCATGAGAGGTCATCTGGAACCTGGCCTCTCAAGACCAGCAGCATCCACTTCACCGGCGGGCTTGTTAGAAAGGCAGGTTCTGGGTCCTAACCGACACCTACTGACTCAGGCCCTGCACGTGAAGAGATCCCGAGATGATTCCCATGTGCCTGTCAGCTGAGGAGCAACTGTCTGATCGCCACTCCCTCTTCTCGCAAGtccctctcattctctgtcagTTTGCCCTGCAAGGCCCTGCTGGGCCTCCTGCTAGTTTGGGGCGCTTGCTCCTTCCATTGCGGGCCCACTCAAGCCAGCTGGAAGTCCTTCCCTACCCTGTGCCGAAAGTTACTACTCACTGGCCCTGACTTTCCTCTTTGGTCATTCAATCTGTcagtcactcaacaaacatttcctCATCCCTTGGTACCAAGCTCCAGACTGGATGCTGGAGACTTGTCTAGACCAGGTTCTGTCCTTGAGTAGCTCACAGCCAGGTGGGGGAGAGACCCACAGAGAATCGTGGATAATGATGAGCAGGATAATAGTGAAAGGGGGATGCTGAGGGCTCTGTGGGGCATGAGGGTAGGGCTGATTGCCTTCCTTGGCCAGGAGGTTATTAGCATCATGGAGGAAATGCAAGAGCTCAAACCAGGAAGGGCAGGCATGTTCTGGGCAGAAGGAACAACATGGGTGAAGCTTAGAGACTAAGAACTATTGCATCAGGGGCCTGTGGGCAGTTCAGTGTGGCTAGAGTGGGGCCAGGGGGGACAGGGTGGCAAAGGCTGGCCTTTGGTCCTGAGGGCGCTGTGGAGCCATGGAAGATCTGAGAGGTCAAGCAGCCCTCTGGCTGCAGTGTGGAGCCCAGACTGGAAGCCAGGCTGAAGGCTGTTGCAGTTGTCCAAGCCAGGCCTGGTGGTGACGATGGCAGAGGTGAAGAGGCGGTAGTCCAGGGACAGAGTGGCTGGTGGGGGTGTTGTGAGATTCCCCTCCTTCTTGGCCCCTGAGAGAGGTATTTTTGTGGAGCCAGGGACCCTGGAGGATGGACGGGAGGGAAGAGTCACAGGGAGGAGGTGAGGTGCCAGGTGCTAGACGGACATCCGTGCAGCTGCAGCCGGGAAAGGGGCTGCGCTGGAGGCCGAGATGGGGGCGTCATCCGTGGAGACGGCTGCTTTGGCCACTGAGGGCAAAGACCAGGAGTGGAGAAGAGGCCTGGACATGAAGGGGgcggtccctggggtcacaggccAAGTGAAGTTCCTGTTGTCCCAAGTGCCAACTAGGGTGAGAGTATGCCAGGGTGAGGCCATGCCTATGGTCGTTAAGAGGGGCTCAGGGTTTAAAAGTTGGGGTGGAAGTGTGGGACTCTAGAGGTTAGGAGGGATATAAGTGGGGACTGTGGGTGTAGACAGGCTTACTGTGATAAAGGGAGGCTGGAGCTGGAGGGCCCTGGGCTGGTTGGCACGGTGGCAGGGCGCCCTGAGCTGTGCACAGTTAAGCCCAGATGCAAAGGAGCCAGAGGAGCTGGGAGCAGAGGGTGAGAGTGAGAGGTGGTGTGGGGCTCCAGAGAGGGGAAGACAGGCTGGCCTTGGGCTAAGGAAGATGATTGTGTGGACGCTGATTGGGATCGAGCATCTTCTGTGCAGGGTCCTTTCCGTGAACCCCGTCCTCTGTGCTCCTATGAGAACCAGCCACCTCCCGGTTCCTTCCCACCTtgccctcctcttccctcctgaGCGCCCGGAGCAGGAGAGACCAAACCCACTTGATAGGGTCGTGGCTTAGAGAGGGCAGAGGCAGTCCCACCCCCAGGCCAGTGTCCCGTTCACGCCCCAAGGCCCCCAGGGTGTTGCTGGGAGATGGAGGCCTGAGCCTTCCGCCTGTGCCCTCCTCCTGCAGCTGAGCTTCCAGCGTAAGGTGGGCATCCTGTACTGCCGGGCGGGCCAGGGCTCAGAGGAGGAGATGTACAACAACCAGGAGGCAGGACCCGCCTTCATGCAGTTCCTCACCCTACTGGGCGACGTGGTTCGGCTCAAAGGCTTTGAGAGCTACCGGGCCCAGCTGGACACCAAAAGTGAGGCCCAGGGggtcagggtggggtggggtgggtggagacCCACCCTGCTGAAGGGCAGACTGCCTTGGCAAGAACTAGCTGCCGGCTCACTTTTCTGTCCCATCTTGTCctagggctggggctgggagtggAGAGTTCTCCCGATAGGCCGAGGACATGCATCGGGGGTTGCgaaggctgggaggaggggctgggaaagCCCTGGTGCCCTACTGCCGGAGCTGGGCCATGGGGATTTGTGGGCACCACTTCCTCCCACCAAacacagccccagcccagccccagcctgTTGTGCTGGAAAGGTCCCAGGGTTCCTGGGAGGTGACCTGCTGCCTGCCCTCCTCTCTCAGCTGCTCCGCACATGCTGGTGCCTAGGCCAGCATCTGTCCTCTCCTGGGACATCCGCCCCTGCTTCTCTTAGCAGATCGTTTCTCGTTTCTGTCTCCATTCTGTCTCAGCATCCCAACCCCAGGCTGGATCCTGTGGTGGGAGGGagttggcggggggcggggcggggaaaAGGGAGCAGGGCTGGTGGCCTGGACCTTGGCTGGTGGTGGGAAGGAGTTGTCCACCTGCTGGCTGGGGAGGACAGAGGCTCCAGCCTGTGCGCAGGGACGGCAGGTCCAAGTCACCCAGATTCCCCTTGCTTTCCTGCGGTGTCCCCAACTCCCCGGCCACAGCGGATTCCACAGGCACACACTCCCTCTACACCACGTACCAGGACCATGAGATCATGTTCCACGTATCCACGATGCTGCCGTACACCCCCAATAACCAGCAGCAGGTGTGACTGGGGCTCTGGGGAACCAGGGAGGGGTGCTGCGTGGGCGGGACCTTGGCCTGAGCTCTGCTGACCCCCAGCTTCTCCCTCCCAGCTAGTGTGACTCCCCAAAGACAGACACCCCAGGCCTGCActggggggcaggtggggggcagTTGGGGGCCATGGGTGCCCAGGCACTGCCTGGCTTGAACGAGCAGGGACATGGGGAAGCCCTGCTCACATGCCTCTCCTCCTAACCCCCAGCTCCTGCGGAAGCGCCACATCGGCAACGACATTGTGACCATCGTGTTCCAGGAACCGGGCAGCAAGCCCTTCTGCCCCACCACCATCCGCTCCCACTTCCAGCACATATTCCTAGTGGTGCGGGCGGAGGCGCCCTGCACTCCGCACACCTCCTACAGGTGGGCGCCCCGGGGTTCCAGTTCTGCCAAGGGTGCCTCTTCCTGGACCTTCCCTTTGCCCCTGACTacggcctccctccccataggGTGGCCGTGAGCCGCACCCAGGACACGCCAGCCTTCGGGCCAGCTCTGCCGCCTGGCGGAGGTCCCTTCGCGGCCAATGGCGACTTCCGGGCCCTCCTGCTGGCCAAGGCGCTCAATGGCGAGCAGGCGGCGGGCCACGCACGCCAGTTCCACGCCATGGCCACGCGCACACGCCAGCAGTACTTGCAGGACCTGGCCACCAACGAGGTGACCACCACGTCGCTGGACTCTGCGTCGCGCTTCGGCCTGCCTTCCCTGGGCGGGAGACGGCGGGCAGCCCCCCGGGGTCCAGGTGCTGAGCTGCAGGCGGCAGGCGCACTGGTGTGGGGCGTGCGCGCGGCGCCCGGAGCGCGGGGCGCGGCGGGAGCCGAGGCGGGCGGCCCCGACGGCGCCGAGGTGCCCTGTCTGCTAGGCATCTCGGCCGAGGCGCTGGTGCTGGTGGCGCCGCGCGACGGCCGGGTAGTCTTCAACTGCGCCTGTCGCGACGTGCTGGCCTGGACCTTCTCCGAGCAGCGGCTCGACCTGTACTACGGCCGCGGGGAGGCGATCACGCTGCGGTTCGACGGGCCCCCTGGCCAAGCCGTCGGCGAGGTCGTGGCGCGCCTGCAGGTGAGGCGCGGGATTAAGTTGGGGGCGCGGCAGGGAGGAACCTGCTTTGGGACCCCTCGTTTCCGCTGGCTCTCCTGCGAAAGGGAGAGT from Budorcas taxicolor isolate Tak-1 chromosome 25, Takin1.1, whole genome shotgun sequence encodes the following:
- the SIPA1 gene encoding signal-induced proliferation-associated protein 1, whose amino-acid sequence is MWAGGGVGSPRRGPAPAPTDDLFARKLRQPARPPLTPHTFEPRPTRGPLVRSGSDAGEARPPTPASPRARAHSHEDASRPAAPPARFFDPLALLGLPAEEPEPEFPPVPEPRCFAHYDVQSLLFDWSPRPRGPGAQAEASSGTPATAQDQTASSDLLLEAPGFVSELGGEGELGLGGPVSPPVPPSLPNAAVSVLEEPQNRTSAYSLEHADLGAGYYRKYFYGKEHQNFFGLDEALGPVAVSLRREEKDSSGGGTVHSYRIIVRTTQLRTLRGTISEDALPPGPPRGLSPRKLLEHVAPRLSPTCLRLGSASPKVPRTLLTLDEQVLSFQRKVGILYCRAGQGSEEEMYNNQEAGPAFMQFLTLLGDVVRLKGFESYRAQLDTKTDSTGTHSLYTTYQDHEIMFHVSTMLPYTPNNQQQLLRKRHIGNDIVTIVFQEPGSKPFCPTTIRSHFQHIFLVVRAEAPCTPHTSYRVAVSRTQDTPAFGPALPPGGGPFAANGDFRALLLAKALNGEQAAGHARQFHAMATRTRQQYLQDLATNEVTTTSLDSASRFGLPSLGGRRRAAPRGPGAELQAAGALVWGVRAAPGARGAAGAEAGGPDGAEVPCLLGISAEALVLVAPRDGRVVFNCACRDVLAWTFSEQRLDLYYGRGEAITLRFDGPPGQAVGEVVARLQLVSRGCETRELALPRDGQGRLGFEVDAAGFITHVERFTFAETTGLRPGARLLRVCGQTLPSLGPEAAAQLLRSAPKVCVTVLPPDDSGRPRRSFSELYTLSLQEPSRRGAMEPVQDEAPAEALLPDTKQLLQVCLNDSGGPPGPGDLAEERTEFLHSQNPPSPCSSDEAPVLPNTTPDLLLATTAKPAAPSAGRETPPAQDGPSSPSGFEDKDEPAPELRASFLPRTLSLRNSISKIMSEAGSETLEDEWQSISEIASTCNTILESLSREGQPIPESRDAKGTPKSDAEPEPGSLSEKVSHLESMLRKLQDDLQKEKADRAALEEEVRNLRHNNRRLQAESESAATRLLLASKQLGSPATDLA